GATAAAATTATCTTTATTGAAAAAGGGAATCTTACAGGAAGTGGCTCACATGATGAGTTATTACGGACACATGACATGTACCGTGAATTTGCAATGCAGCAGTTGAAAATTAAAGAAGGAGCATTATAGAATGAAAACAATCAGTGAGGGGGCACTTCACTGATTGTTGATTTTAGAGTGCTAAAAAGTATGTTAAGCAGAAAGGATATGATTCCTTGATACCTAAAATATTAATTGTAGATGATGATCCGCACATTAGAGAACTTGTTTCTGTATTTTTGGAACGAGAAGGTTTTCAAACATATGAGGCCGTTGATGGATTAGATGCTCTTCGAAAAATAGAAGAAGTGAAAGTCGATATGGCGATTCTTGATATTATGATGCCAAATATGGATGGGTTTGATTTGTGTTTTGAATTAAGAAAATACTATGATATTCCGATTTTGATGCTAACTGCTAAAGGAGAAACATCTCAAAAGATAAAAGGGTTTCACCTCGGAACAGATGATTATCTTGTGAAACCATTTGATCCTCTAGAATTAGTTGTGAGAGTGAAGGCATTATTGAAACGTTACCAAATTACAGTATCGCAATCTATTCAAGTTGGGAATGTACTGTTAAATCGTAAAACATTTGAAGTTAACGCCGGAGAACAAACGGTCACGTTGCCGCTAAAAGAATTTGAGTTACTCTTTACATTAGGATCTAAAGCGGGAAGAACTTGTTCAAGAGAGCAATTAATTGAAGACGTATGGGGATATGATTTTGAAGGGAATGAACGCACACTAGACGTTCATATTAATCGGTTGCGTGAAAGGTTTCAAGAAGAGCAATCGAAGTTTAGTATAAAGACGATAAGGGGTTTAGGGTATCGCTTAGAGGTAAGTAAATGAGACAAAGAAAACGAATGAGTAAGATGAAGATGTTAAAAGTAATGGGGGCGATAATAGCGCTCTTTACTTTTCTTACTATAATTTGGTCTATAGCCTTTTTTGTATCGTCTAGTGTAATGAAAGCTCTGGAAATAAACGTATCGCCTTTTGTTACGTTTCTCATTAGTGATATGGTCGGTTTTGTATTTATTGTTCTTATTTGGGTATTGATCGGAATATTAATGAGACCGAAGCGAGAGGCGATGATTTGGACGATCATTGAACCGATACAAAAAATTGCAAAAGGGGACTTCTCTGTAAAAATACGGAATGAAGAAAAGTATGATGGCGAAATTGGTGTACTCGTAAAGAGTATAAATGATATGACAGATGAACTGAATGCGATGGAGAAACTGCGCCAGGAATTTGTATCGAATGTTTCTCATGAAATACAGTCACCATTAACTTCTATAAAAGGATTTGCTAGAGCGCTACAAGATAATAATCTTTCTGAGGAAAAAAGAAAGCATTACCTTACTATTATTGAAACTGAAACGACGAGATTATCTAAACTGAGCCAAAATTTACTGAAGCTCACCCTTTTAGAGTCGGAAGAGTAT
This Bacillus mycoides DNA region includes the following protein-coding sequences:
- the hitR gene encoding envelope stress response regulator transcription factor HitR — its product is MIPKILIVDDDPHIRELVSVFLEREGFQTYEAVDGLDALRKIEEVKVDMAILDIMMPNMDGFDLCFELRKYYDIPILMLTAKGETSQKIKGFHLGTDDYLVKPFDPLELVVRVKALLKRYQITVSQSIQVGNVLLNRKTFEVNAGEQTVTLPLKEFELLFTLGSKAGRTCSREQLIEDVWGYDFEGNERTLDVHINRLRERFQEEQSKFSIKTIRGLGYRLEVSK
- the hitS gene encoding envelope stress sensor histidine kinase HitS, whose amino-acid sequence is MRQRKRMSKMKMLKVMGAIIALFTFLTIIWSIAFFVSSSVMKALEINVSPFVTFLISDMVGFVFIVLIWVLIGILMRPKREAMIWTIIEPIQKIAKGDFSVKIRNEEKYDGEIGVLVKSINDMTDELNAMEKLRQEFVSNVSHEIQSPLTSIKGFARALQDNNLSEEKRKHYLTIIETETTRLSKLSQNLLKLTLLESEEYTPEKVNYRLDQQLKQIVLNSEPLWDEKEIELDLDLEKVHIIADQESMNQVWINLIHNSIKFTPSGGTITIQLKENETLVEVRIRDSGIGISEEQKQHIFERFYKADSSRNRTYGGSGLGLAIVKKVLDLHQGEIKVESEEGNGAEFIVRIPNHEEK